The following DNA comes from Streptococcus pasteurianus.
TATTCAAGAATCACTTGACTCTTGCCTATTTTTTACTGTAAAAAAGATGGATCGTGCCCTCAACAAATTGGCGGCGGAAGCTTTCCAAACAGTTGGAATGGCTCCAACTTATGCCTTTATTCTTCTTATTCTTGCGGAAGAAGATGGTAGGTTGCAAAAGGATATTGCACAAATACTTTATATTGCACCTTCTACCTTGACACGCCTTATCGAAAAATTGGTCTATAAAGGTTATGTCACAACACTAACTGAAGGACGTACTCGAAAAGTTTATCTTACAGTCAATGGCAGAAAACTTTTACCAGATATCCGAGAAGCTTGGGACAATCTGCATACCCGTTATAAAACTATTCTTGGTGATGCTTACGCCGATGACTTGGCTTCTATCATCAATATCAATTCAGAAAAATTAAGATAATCGGAGAGCAAGTAACTCCGATTTTTATATTTTTGAGTTTCAATAATTGCGTGTACAACTAATATTTGTTATACTGTTCTATTAACAAATAAAAGATGTATATTTGATGTTATCTATTAATTTTCCAGAAAATTCACACCAGGTTTGACTGATAACTTTGTTTCAAACGAGGGTATCCTTAAAGACCTTGACTTTGACAATATTCTCAACGGTCTGCTTGATGCTAGCAAATGGGAAACTTATTACGAAAATTCACCAGACGTGCACATGTATAGTCAAGAGCCTACTATTTCTTATAAACGACACACGCTTCCGTTTTAAAACATTTGTTTTTGACCGTTGAAGCTCAAATTGAAGCATATGACTTAGATACTGAAAATGGTGTTTTACGCTTAGCATGGTATGGTTGGAACGAAGCTGAAGGCGATGAATTTCTTGACGTTTACCATGCTTGGTTAGACGGGCTTGTTTCTTTTGCTAAAAACTAGCAAAAATAGCTTTTAAGTGTTACCATAGAAAGAAAACTGGAGAAAACTATGTCAAAAGAAGATATCAAAAAACAAATTCGTACTGCCTTTGACCACCGTGTTGCTGTCCGCGTTTACAACGACCAAGAAATTTCCCATGATGATATGGATTTTATCCTTGATACAGCTTGGTTGAGCCCTTCTTCTATTGGTTTGGAAGCTTGGCGCTTCGTTGTTCTTGACCGTAAACAAATTGAAAAACTTCGTGATGAACTCAAAGCCGTTGCTTGGGGGGCTCAATACCAATTAGATACAGCAAGTCATTTTGTTCTCCTCATTGCTGAAAAAAATGCACGCTATGATTCTGAATCGGTCAAAAATAGCCTTATTCGACGTGGTCTCGGTGAAGATGATGCTCTTAACAGCCGTTTAGCAACCTACGAATCTTTCCAAAAAAATGATATGAAAATGGCTGATAATCCACGTGCTTTATTTGACTGGACTGCCAAACAAACTTACATTGCACTTGGAAATATGATGACCACAGCTAGCATGCTTGGCATTGACTCTTGCCCAATTGAAGGGTTTAATTACGAAAAAGTCAATAGCATTTTAGCTAGTGCAGGCATCATTAATCCTGACAACGAAGGCATCGCAAGCATGGTATCATTTGGTTATCGTCTACGTGACCCTAAACACCCACGCTCACGTAAGCCTCGTGAAAAAGTCATTACATGGCTCGATTAAAAGTTTAATTAGTAAAAATAGCTATATATCAATATTTGCGAATATCCAAAATGGTGTTTTGCAACATTTTAGAAATAATTTAGGGATAAAGATGAGTAACTCTTTATCCCCAGTACTGGCTAAACATTAATAATAACCCCATCTGATATTTGATAAACTTCTTAAATCTTTGAGTAATCTAGACTGCTCTTCAGTTAATCTAATTTCATTTTGAGTGAATACTCTTGAAAGCTCGATATTCATACGACTCAAAACAAACGATGTTGATGTTCTACCGTTTTTTAATTCACCCTTATACTTTAAGAATAAATCTGTCAAAGGCTGCACACCATAATTATTATGAAAACTGGCTATTAATTTATCAAGAATAATTAGAGCTTTGTCTCTTCTTTCTTTACAACCAGCAAACCATTTTAATCTCATTGAACAATCTCCTTTTTATCATAATATTGTGTAAGCTCTCAACTTAATTAAAACATAGGTGGAAAATAGATACCAAAATTTTTCTTAAATTGACCAACTGAATTTATCTTCATGTAAAATTTGTTAACTTTTTTACTCATGCTTCTGTGTTTCAACACATTATCTAAACCTATTAAACGTAAGTGATCGGCTAATTTCATTAAAGCATTATCAAAGTCTAAACCTTTTTCAACCTCATCTTTAAAGATAACTAATTCTTTTCTTTCTGTATCGGTTGTTTCACTATCAAGAATAAGATTATAGACTTCAACTAGTATATTTTCTTTATTGAATTTTGGCATTGATTTTATCCTCTATAATCTGGAATAATAAAATAAGATTGCCCTATAGACTTTATCCAATCATTCGTAATAACGTCAGTCATAGCTTGGAAGACACCCTTAGTTACTTTATAATCCCACTATCCGTTACTACAACAGCAGGCATAACCATTTGCACTTTCTATAACTGGTTTATAATAACCTAAACCGCCACTACTAACAGAAGCATGTTCTGTATCTGTCAATGTCTGAAACTCTTGTAACGTTTTTACACTCATAACGAATACTTCCCCTTTACATTTACGGTGAGAGCTTAACACGCTTTTAGTATAACACATTCGTAAGAAAATGATGATACAAGTCATAAAACGTAAGAATTTAGTCGTAAACCGTTACTATAACTTTTACATACACAATAACACAAGTATATGCCATGCTATTTAGGCAATACTTCCCCTTGAGCAAGTTTACACTAGAAGGGAAGTGCTACTAGTGGACAAGCTCTCAGACGTCGTCCTTGCTATCGTAGCTGTATTCTGCTCTATTTTATCAGAAAATCCGTTAACTTGAAAAGAACGTCAAAAAGCCCGCAGGCATTAAGATACCTTCGGGCTTTGGTGGTTTAATAGACAATTCTCAGTAGCTTAATTCTATACACTAAGACAATGCTTGTCAACTACTTAAGGCTAATACCCCCGTTTAGTTTGATAGAGACCTTTCATTAACACCATATAACCAAAAACCAGTTCTGAATTTTGACGTTCAGAACTGGCTTTGTTTATAAAATCAATGACAAAAGGAGATGACACTCATTATTGATTGAATTTTTCTTTCTAAATTTCAGATAACTTAGCACCATTTGAGGCGATAATTTCTTTCATCCAAGCATAGGATTTTTTAGGAGTACGTTTCAAGCTACCATTACCTTTATCGTCCATATCCACGTAAATAAAGCCATAACGTTTTTTCATTTCTCCTGTTGAAAGTGAGACTAAATCAACAGGTCCCCACATGGTGTAACCTAAACATTCTACACCATCAATGATAATAGCATCAGCCATTGCTTGAAGATGATCACGTAAATAATCAATACGATAATCATCCTGAACAATACCATTTTCATCAAGCTCATCAATGGCACCCATACCATTCTCAACAATAAAAATTGGTTTTTGTATGCGATCATAAATCTCATTCATGACGTGACGAAGCCCTAAGGGATCAACAGGCCATCCCCACGGCGTCTCTTTAAGATATGGATTCGTAGAGCCACCAACATTAAACCAGTCATCTCCAGCTTTAGTGGTATTAGAGCGATAATAAGAAAAAGAAATAAAATCAAGTTGACCTTCTCTAAGGATTTCTTCATCACCTTCAGCAAAAACAATTTCTTTCACGCCTCGACGACGCCAGATTTCTTTTACATAACGTGGGTAATAACCTCGCCCCATAATGTCAATAAAATACCAATTTTCACGACGTTCCTGCAAGCGATGAAAAACATCTTCGGGCTTACAAGTTGCTGGATATAGTTCACTCATGGCATACATTGCACCAAATTGGCTATTTGGCATCATTTCATGTCCAAGTTTAACAGCACGCGCACTAGCTACAAACATATGGTGGGCAGCTTGATAACGATCTTGCCCTTCTGATTGTCGTGTCCCACATGGACCAAAGCCTCGCACAGCATTGATTTCATTAAAAGTCAACCAATAACGGCAACGGTTGCCGTAACGTTCAAAGAGAGTTTTGCAATATTTTACATAACAATCAATGACATGACGTGATGACCAACCATCATATTTCAACGCCAAATGCATCGGCAACTCATCATGACAAATCGTAATTAAAGGTTCCATGCCATATTTTGCCATTTCATTAATTACATCATCGTAAAACGCTAACCCCTCTTCGTTAGGCGTTTCTTCCTCACCTGTTGGAAAAATACGTGACCAACAAATTGAAAATCTAAAAACATTAAATCCCATGCCAGCCATCAAAGCAATATCTTCCTTATAATGATGATAAAAATCAACTGCACGATGACTAGGATAATATTCATCTTCTAAAAAGACAGGCTGTGCTTCTTTCGGAACAGGATCGGCATAGAAAAATGAGCTACGCGGATTGATAATGCTACCATCTGGCATTTGCATGGTATGATGACGTGGATTTTCTTGTGAACCATCTGTTTCATAATCATGGGAAAGTAAACCACGTCCTCCTTCGTCAAAGCCCCCCTCATATTGAAAATCTGCTGTGGCTCCTCCCCAGAGAAACCCTTTTGGTAATTCGTATGACATTAGTTTTCCTCCTTATCCAAACGTTGCCCTTGCTTCACATCACCCATTTGAGGTAGTTCAATCGTTTTTCCATTAGCATTGGTAATAATTAACATAGTTGTTGTATCATAACCTTTTTGATTAATCCTGTCTCGATCAATTCTCACAATCGGTTGACCCGCGCGAATACTATCACCAGCTCTTGCCAAAACGTCAAAGCCTTCTCCGTTTAGCTCAACGGTATTAATACCAATATGAACCAATAGTTCAACGCCATCAGGACGTGTTACACCAAACGCATGTCCTGTTGGAAAGACAGTTGTTAATTCACCATTAGCAGGCGCTGTGATAAAATCACTTGTTGGTTTGAAGGCAATACCATCTCCCATTAATTTTTGAGCAAATACTTCATCATTCACCTTTTCTAATGGAACCAACTCACCATTAGCAATAGCAAGGATAGCATCATCTGGTACAACCTGACGAACAGGTTCCGTGACAGTCAACTTAGCATCTTCTTTGCTAGTATCAATTCCAAGTAGATAAGTTACAACCGCTGCAACAACAATAGTCACAATAATCCCAGCAACAGCTGCTAAAACAGTTTTACCGAAGATTGGTAGAGCAAGAATATTTGAATACCCCATTTCATAGGCTTTAGCACCAAGAATACCAGCAACGATACCACCAACAAAACCACCAGCCATAACACCATACATTGGTTTCTTGTACTTCAAGTTAACCCCATAAATTGCAGGTTCTGTGACACCTGCCACGATACAACCAATAGCAATCGATAGAAGCTCACCTCGTTTAGCTTTGTCCTTAGTACGTGCCGTAACACCAATAACAGCACCACCTTCAGCCATATTATGTAAAAGAAAGGCAGGACGAATCATGGCATCGTATCCAGGATTAGTCAGTAACTGTGTCATAAATGGTGCTAATGCGGTATGCATTCCAGCCATAACCATCCAAGGAAGAGCAGCAGCCAAAAGCCCCACAGCAATTGGTCCCACAGTTCCTTCCAAGAACATAAACAAACTTGCGATACCTTGTCCAAACATATTTCCAAGTGGACCTAAGATAATAAAACCTAAACTTCCTGCTACAAAAATAGTCCCCATTCCGACAAAAATTGCCTTAAAAATATTTGGAATAATCTTGTTAAGAAATTTTTCGACATAATAAGCAAGAATAGCAATTAGTAGAGCAGGTAAAAGTGATGTTCCATACGAAAGCAAACTAACACTTATTCCAAATAACGTAATGGGGGCACCTGCTGTTACTAAACCTGTAAAATTCCCATGCAATAATGCTGCTGCCGAAGCCATAGCATAAATTGGTGTAGCACCTAATTTATTAGCCGCACCGTAAGCAACAAAAATTGGCATGAAATAAAATGGGGCATCTGCAATAGCAGATAATAGCAAATAACTTGACGAAATAGCAAAATTACTATCAATAAAGGTCACAATCAATAGTAAGACAACCTTTAACATCCCTCCAGCAATCAAACCAGGGATCATTGGGGTAACTGAACTTGATACAAAGCCAATAATTTTACTGCCTGCATTCTTCCATGTCCACGGTTCTTTAGGGGTTAAATCACCATCCAAATTTTCATCGATACTACCACCTGATGTAATGTTAAAATCATTCATTATCACATCATAAGTTTGCAATAGATGTTGTCCCAAGATGACCATATATTGACCACCAGCATAGACAACTCCAATAACTCCTTCTAAATTTTCTAAAGCTTCTTTATTAGCTTTTGAAGCATCTTTTAGTTGAAACCGCAACCGTGTCATACAATGAGATAAGGTTTGAATATTGTCAACATCACCAACATTTGTGACAATTTTTTGTGCTAACTTCTTATAATCCATAGCTAACCTCCTTTTGTAATTTTTGTCATTTTGTTTTGTAAATTTTAACACAATCATTGTAGTTCTTTTCAAAAACTTTGTCAATGTTTTTTGACATTTTTTATAATTATTTTTGACATTTTTGTCAAAAATAATTAAAATACTTGATTAGAAAGGTATTTTTACTATGAATATTTTACAAAAAATGCAACTCCACGAACCAGAATACTCAAAATCTGAAACAAAAGTTTATCACTTTCTCAAAGAAAACTTTGAGAAAGTAGAAACGTTGACAATTACTAGAATTGCAACAAATTCACATACTTCTACATCTGCCGTCCTACGATTTTGCCAAATTTTGGGCTATAAAGGTTTTAAAGATTTTCGCTACGATGCTATCAATTATATTCATCAAAAGCCAAAAGAAGAAAATGAAGATATTCTTGACCAAATTGCGGATAATTATAACCTTATTCTAAATCAAATGAAACATTTAGAACGTCAAGCAATTGACGAACTTGTTGATTGTATTTTAAAAAGACAGCGTCTGCATATTCTTGGTATTTTTCTATCATCACTCCCTGCAAGGTACTTACATTTTGGTTTACAAGATTTAGGTATCGCTAGTCAATTAGCAAGTGATTTAAACAGCGGAAATCATCTTTCAAATATTATTGACGAAGAAGATACACTTATTATGTTTTCTATTTCAGGGTCGTCAACCAATTTCAATAACACATTAAGTGCTGTTTCAAAAAATATGCCACAGAATTCCTATCTGATTACATTAAATGAGCACGCTGCTGCCGCGAAATACTTTAATCATGTCATTACTCTTCCTGGAAATTCCATTTCAAAACAATCTATTGTAGATACGCAGGCTATCGCTATGATTTTTGTTGAGGTTTTGCTCAATATGGCCCACAAGAAATTATAAAAAGGCTATAATCTAGATTCCATAATTCTGTCTTACTGCAATTCTTTGACTGTAGAAAAAGCTCATATGATTCAACCTACAATGAAAAGTAAATGCATTCGCATCAGAGCAATGATAAGAAATCTGATGAAAACTAACATAGCTACCTAGAATACTACAATAGGATTCTGAGATTTTACTATACCAATATGTAACACTTTCTTTTTGAAATAAAAAAGAGAATGACTTTCATCCTCTCTGGGAGTGCCTACTTCATTCTCATCCACTCCATATAACTAACACCGAAACCAATTCCATGAAAAACTATTCAACTTTAATAATCCCTAAGCCCAATCGATGTTTTCGATATATACCAGGTGAAACACCATTTGCTTTCTTAAAGGCTTTTGAAAAAGATTGCACTGTTGAAAAACCTATCTTATCACTAATTTGCTGAATTGAATATTCAGTCGATGATAATAAATCATTTGCAATTGAAAGTTTAATCTCACTAATATACTCTTTTATTGATATTCCCATATCAAGCTTAAATAAACGAGATAGATAATTTTCATGTAATGATAGCATTGTAGCAATATCTTTTACAGATATTTTTTGATAAGCATTTTCGCGAATTATTTCTATCGCCTGACGTACAAAAGGATTCATCTTTTTGGTAACAATTCCTTCCTTCAAATGACTCGCTGAGCTCAATAAAAGTTCTAAAAATTTATAAACCTGTTTTTGTCTAGATAGCTCGCTAACTAGATTATCTTGATCATAAGATAAAGTTTCAAAAATTAATCCTTTAAATAAACTTAAATTATCTACTTTAAAGGTAAGGTGATCCTTTCCAACACCGATTTCTTTGAGATAATATTCGACAAGATCACCACTTAACCCCAACCATACATACGACCACGGATTATTTTCATCTGCCTGATAGAAAGTCGATATCCCTGGAGGAATCACAAAACCTTGACCTTTCCTCAAATAATATTTCTGATCATTAACTAAATAGTAGCCTTGGCCTTCTAAAACTATATGTATTAAGTACTGCTTTCGAATAGCTGGTCCAAAACTATGTCTCGGTTCTGTTTTTGAATATCCACAGAAATTAAAGTAACAATCTTTCAGATGAGTATTAGGTTCTTTCACTAAGTAAAGAGAATTTTCCATTATCTACCTTCCTATTTTTAGATTTTAACAATTCTCGTTATTTTCTGATTATTCTTAACATAACTATATTGCCTGTATCATAATATAAAACTGAATAAAAAGAGCTGTCCCTAACTTAACAAAACGGAAAGTCATTAACACCTTCCGTTTTGTTATATAAAAATTTAATCGTATTCTACCACAGTCATATTTTAATTGCAAGAAATGGATTAAGGAGCGTTAAATGGATAACTCAAACTCTTAGATTTCTTGATGACCATAGCAATATTCTGAGTAATCGTCCACAATATCAAGTATTATACCAACTCTAAAATAATGAAAATGTCATCTCATAATGATTTTTTTATGCAACATTATTTTGATACTTCTCCTTTTTATTTAAGCCAAATACTTTTTCTAAAATCAATAAATCATCAATACTTTAATTAAACTAAAAAGTTATGAACGATAGTTCAGTATTTGTTAATCAAATTGAATTAATCACTACCCTATCAGTTTTTCTCTTCGTCATAAAAAAGGTCACAAATAAAACAAGCATAAAGATTCCGGCAAACACATAAAATGGGGCTGTTAAGTGTGTACTTCCAGTCAGAAGTTGTGCCAATTCCATAACAATAGGAGCAATAAAGTTACCAATATTACAGCCAATAAAAATCAATGAAGTAGCAAAGTTAATGGTATTCTTTGTAGTTACTTTATCTAAGTTACTAAAAATAAATGGGAAACACCATGATCCTGTTATACTCGATAAGAACAACCCCATCAATAAAAACGTCATGTTACCATTTGACGTGGCAATTAATAGATTTGAAACGATATAAAATATAATTCCTAAATATAGTGTTCCTTTTCCTATCCATTTATTTACTGGTCCGAATATAAATCCTGCTAGTATTCCTAAAATAGGCATTAAAGCCAAATAATTACTAGCATTAAACTCTCCTCCTTTGATTTCAGTAGCAATAGATGCAAATCGTACTGAAATAGCAATGCTATTCATTACCAGTAAAATTGCAAATAAGACTAGAACAAAAACTATCGGATTCATTTTTTCTTTGATATCATTTTTGGAAATGTCATTTTGTTCATTTCTAATCTCGGGAACTTTCATTGCAAATAAGAAAGCTATAGGAAACGCTACTGCATAAACTAAAAAGGAAGCTGTCCAAGTAATATTCACTAGAAGTCCAGCTAAAAAAATAAGAATTGTTTGCCCTAAAGCTTCCATTGAATTTCTAATTCCCAATAGCGTTGCTCTAGTATCACCACTATATAGAGAGCTAATATATGTAACAGCCAATGAATTGTATAACCCCAAACCAGCTCCAAGTATTACTCGACTAATAAGTACTATTTGAAAATTAGCCATAAAAGCTGGTAGGATACCACCTACACCAGCTAACAATAATCCTAAAATTATTGTTTTTTTCATTCCTACTCTCTTTGCAAAATAACTAGATAACAAAATAAATATAATAACTGTCACACTTGGAACAGTACCTAAAAGTTCACTTTGACTTTGCGATATTCCTAAAGACTGTTTCATTTGTGGAATAATGCCATTTATTGCCTGAGAACTTGTTAGCATTAATGAAATACTTAAAATTGCTCCTTTTTGAAGTATACTTTTGTTATTGTTCATCGTCGCTCTCCTCCTGTTTTATAACCCAAACTTTAGAATCAAAGTCAAATGTTTCTGGACGTTGGTTCTGATCATTTATTTGTCCACTAGAAGCATCTGAACAAACTAAACCAGCTTTCATCAATTCTGCACCAGAATATAAACCATTTTGTTCCACTTGATAGAGCCTATTACTATCCAGTCCTTTTAATTTTAAACGTCGATAAGAGGCATTTACCTCATTTAATGTTTTATAATGAGCTACAATAGCAATTTTCTTATCGTGACTGACGACCATCCATGAGGTTTGATTGTCGTTATCAAAAGGAGACAATAATCTATAAAAAGTACCATTATGGATTAAATTTCTATATTTTTTATAAAAGCTAATTTGTTCTTTAACAATACTAAGATCGTCTTCATTCAATTCATTTAAGTCAAGCTCATATCCAAAAGCACCAAAAAATGCTACATTTCCTCTAGTTTTGATAGGTACAATACGGTTTGTTTGATGGTTAGGAACAATCGAAACGTGAGATCCGATAGATGATATAGGATAAAGCATGCTCGTTCCGTACTGAATTTTTAGTCTTTCAATTGCATCTGAATCGTCACTAGCCCAAGCTTGAGGAGCATAATATAGCATTCCAGGATCAAAGCGTCCTCCACCTGAAGAACAAGATTCAAATAATATGTTAGGATATTTTGTTATCAGTTTTTCATATAAACGATATACACCTAGTATATATCTGTGGAACACTTCTCCTTGTTGATTTGCTGACAAATGACTATCAAACACATCAGTTAACGGTCGATTCATATCCCATTTTATATAATCCAATTTAGATTCATCAATAATTTTACACATTTGATCAAAAATATTTTCAACAACTTCATCTAAACCAAAATTTAAAACATATTGATTTCTACCATGATGAGGTTTGCGATTTGGTGTCGAAATAATCCAATTTGGATGTTTACGATATAATTCGCTATCCTTATTCACCATCTCAGGTTCAAACCATAAGCCAAATTTCATACCAAAACTACGAATTTTTTCCGAGAGGCTACTAATCCCTTCAGGTAATCTTTTAGGATTTACATACCAATCCCCTAATCCAGCACAATCATTTTCTCGGTTTCCAAACCAGCCATCATCTAATACAAATAATTCTATACCAACATCAAAAGCTTTTTTAGCAATACTAACTAACTTATCTTCATCAAAATCAAAATATGTTGCTTCCCAATTATTAATTAAAACTGGCCTATCTTTTTCTCGCCACTCACCACGAGCCAAACGTTTTCTAAATAGTTGGTGAAAAGTTTGACTCATACCGTTTAAACCTGTACTTGAATAAACTAGAATTGCTTCTGGTGTTGTAAACGTCTCACCAGAATTAAGTTGCCAATTAAATCCAAATGGATTGATACCAATTTGAAGTCTGGTAACATCCCATGTATCTACTTCTGCTTGAATTAAAAAATTTCCTGAATAAACTAAAGCTGCACCAATAGCTTCTCCTTGATTTTCATCAGTATTTTTCCTTTTTAAAGTAACAAATGGATTATGTTGATGACTTGAGATACCTCGCGTAGACTCAATTGATTGAATCCCTTGTTGTAAAGTACGCGATTTAATGGTTCTCTCACGTCCCCAAGCACCAGAGAGTTGTTGCCATTCATAATCAGCATCTGGTAAATCTAATGATAAACTGCTAATATTTTCAATTATTTGACTCTCTTTTCCTTTATTTATAATTCGTACACTACGAGTAATAACAGGATAATCTCTATATATTGTATATAATAACTCTACTTGAATGCTCGTAATAGCATCTAAAAGGTAAACTTTCAGTGTTTTACTTTCACTATCTCTATCAACGTAAGTCGCTGGTAAACCTTCTAATCTTGGCTTTCCATCTTCTATTTCATGGCCTATATAAACAAAATCTGTTAGACGAGATCCATTTTTCTGTAATATAGAAATAGCTGGATGTCTAAAATCAGTTGTACCATATTCAGGAAATTCTTGTCTTAAGTGTTCTAAAGAGTATAATAAATCATTTTCATTTCGATAAGTACTCATAGGTCTGTGATGCATCTCAATTAAATGACTATAGTCATTATCTGGTAAAGTTTCACCATAATATAAGTGTAGTAATTTACCATCTCCTGATACCCTAAAAATATAACTTATCTCCCCATTAAATAAATGAAATTGTTGGTTTTTGGACTGGTAAATAATATTCATTTCATAATCTGTATGCATAAGTACGCCTCCATTTCTTTATAAAAACATTATAAAAAACGCTTACAAAAAATGTAAGCGTTTTTTATAACTGTTTTTTATCAAAATTAAACATTCAATTAATTTTTATATACTTTAATTTCTTGTCAGTATTGTAAATCCATTTTACCTTGCATTGAAATTTTTCATTTGGCGTTTGATGTCGCGGTCTTGTTCACGACGTTTGATGGTCTCACGTTTGTCATAATCATGCTTCCCTTTTGCCACACCAAGCAAAACTTTAGCGAAGCCATTTTTCAAATAGACT
Coding sequences within:
- a CDS encoding glucose PTS transporter subunit IIA, whose amino-acid sequence is MDYKKLAQKIVTNVGDVDNIQTLSHCMTRLRFQLKDASKANKEALENLEGVIGVVYAGGQYMVILGQHLLQTYDVIMNDFNITSGGSIDENLDGDLTPKEPWTWKNAGSKIIGFVSSSVTPMIPGLIAGGMLKVVLLLIVTFIDSNFAISSSYLLLSAIADAPFYFMPIFVAYGAANKLGATPIYAMASAAALLHGNFTGLVTAGAPITLFGISVSLLSYGTSLLPALLIAILAYYVEKFLNKIIPNIFKAIFVGMGTIFVAGSLGFIILGPLGNMFGQGIASLFMFLEGTVGPIAVGLLAAALPWMVMAGMHTALAPFMTQLLTNPGYDAMIRPAFLLHNMAEGGAVIGVTARTKDKAKRGELLSIAIGCIVAGVTEPAIYGVNLKYKKPMYGVMAGGFVGGIVAGILGAKAYEMGYSNILALPIFGKTVLAAVAGIIVTIVVAAVVTYLLGIDTSKEDAKLTVTEPVRQVVPDDAILAIANGELVPLEKVNDEVFAQKLMGDGIAFKPTSDFITAPANGELTTVFPTGHAFGVTRPDGVELLVHIGINTVELNGEGFDVLARAGDSIRAGQPIVRIDRDRINQKGYDTTTMLIITNANGKTIELPQMGDVKQGQRLDKEEN
- a CDS encoding bacteriocin immunity protein, whose translation is MPKFNKENILVEVYNLILDSETTDTERKELVIFKDEVEKGLDFDNALMKLADHLRLIGLDNVLKHRSMSKKVNKFYMKINSVGQFKKNFGIYFPPMF
- a CDS encoding MurR/RpiR family transcriptional regulator, giving the protein MNILQKMQLHEPEYSKSETKVYHFLKENFEKVETLTITRIATNSHTSTSAVLRFCQILGYKGFKDFRYDAINYIHQKPKEENEDILDQIADNYNLILNQMKHLERQAIDELVDCILKRQRLHILGIFLSSLPARYLHFGLQDLGIASQLASDLNSGNHLSNIIDEEDTLIMFSISGSSTNFNNTLSAVSKNMPQNSYLITLNEHAAAAKYFNHVITLPGNSISKQSIVDTQAIAMIFVEVLLNMAHKKL
- a CDS encoding glycoside hydrolase family 1 protein codes for the protein MSYELPKGFLWGGATADFQYEGGFDEGGRGLLSHDYETDGSQENPRHHTMQMPDGSIINPRSSFFYADPVPKEAQPVFLEDEYYPSHRAVDFYHHYKEDIALMAGMGFNVFRFSICWSRIFPTGEEETPNEEGLAFYDDVINEMAKYGMEPLITICHDELPMHLALKYDGWSSRHVIDCYVKYCKTLFERYGNRCRYWLTFNEINAVRGFGPCGTRQSEGQDRYQAAHHMFVASARAVKLGHEMMPNSQFGAMYAMSELYPATCKPEDVFHRLQERRENWYFIDIMGRGYYPRYVKEIWRRRGVKEIVFAEGDEEILREGQLDFISFSYYRSNTTKAGDDWFNVGGSTNPYLKETPWGWPVDPLGLRHVMNEIYDRIQKPIFIVENGMGAIDELDENGIVQDDYRIDYLRDHLQAMADAIIIDGVECLGYTMWGPVDLVSLSTGEMKKRYGFIYVDMDDKGNGSLKRTPKKSYAWMKEIIASNGAKLSEI
- a CDS encoding MarR family winged helix-turn-helix transcriptional regulator; amino-acid sequence: MSKSIQESLDSCLFFTVKKMDRALNKLAAEAFQTVGMAPTYAFILLILAEEDGRLQKDIAQILYIAPSTLTRLIEKLVYKGYVTTLTEGRTRKVYLTVNGRKLLPDIREAWDNLHTRYKTILGDAYADDLASIININSEKLR
- a CDS encoding MFS transporter, which encodes MNNNKSILQKGAILSISLMLTSSQAINGIIPQMKQSLGISQSQSELLGTVPSVTVIIFILLSSYFAKRVGMKKTIILGLLLAGVGGILPAFMANFQIVLISRVILGAGLGLYNSLAVTYISSLYSGDTRATLLGIRNSMEALGQTILIFLAGLLVNITWTASFLVYAVAFPIAFLFAMKVPEIRNEQNDISKNDIKEKMNPIVFVLVLFAILLVMNSIAISVRFASIATEIKGGEFNASNYLALMPILGILAGFIFGPVNKWIGKGTLYLGIIFYIVSNLLIATSNGNMTFLLMGLFLSSITGSWCFPFIFSNLDKVTTKNTINFATSLIFIGCNIGNFIAPIVMELAQLLTGSTHLTAPFYVFAGIFMLVLFVTFFMTKRKTDRVVINSI
- a CDS encoding AraC family transcriptional regulator, translating into MENSLYLVKEPNTHLKDCYFNFCGYSKTEPRHSFGPAIRKQYLIHIVLEGQGYYLVNDQKYYLRKGQGFVIPPGISTFYQADENNPWSYVWLGLSGDLVEYYLKEIGVGKDHLTFKVDNLSLFKGLIFETLSYDQDNLVSELSRQKQVYKFLELLLSSASHLKEGIVTKKMNPFVRQAIEIIRENAYQKISVKDIATMLSLHENYLSRLFKLDMGISIKEYISEIKLSIANDLLSSTEYSIQQISDKIGFSTVQSFSKAFKKANGVSPGIYRKHRLGLGIIKVE
- a CDS encoding bacteriocin immunity protein — its product is MRLKWFAGCKERRDKALIILDKLIASFHNNYGVQPLTDLFLKYKGELKNGRTSTSFVLSRMNIELSRVFTQNEIRLTEEQSRLLKDLRSLSNIRWGYY
- a CDS encoding NAD(P)H-dependent oxidoreductase, whose product is MSKEDIKKQIRTAFDHRVAVRVYNDQEISHDDMDFILDTAWLSPSSIGLEAWRFVVLDRKQIEKLRDELKAVAWGAQYQLDTASHFVLLIAEKNARYDSESVKNSLIRRGLGEDDALNSRLATYESFQKNDMKMADNPRALFDWTAKQTYIALGNMMTTASMLGIDSCPIEGFNYEKVNSILASAGIINPDNEGIASMVSFGYRLRDPKHPRSRKPREKVITWLD